A genomic segment from Lutzomyia longipalpis isolate SR_M1_2022 chromosome 3, ASM2433408v1 encodes:
- the LOC129792247 gene encoding 39S ribosomal protein L50, mitochondrial, with amino-acid sequence MANITQHFVFWKTCNYVSSLIKTRGFSITAVAYKKNKKPAPEIGGQRIDSAYQSLASRGFLRSYEPYEPPNDVSATIQQLAATAQYDATTGFPTLGDKFNFLEECRKIFKRAVPNSFLHDLLTIEDVIEFYQTPMKTTLPIDDTLKEADLPVNLHIQSDYVRYHPEEDTMFGGISAFPRSSTLVTGVKYRKKYRGHVAKTSWP; translated from the exons ATGGCAAATATTACTCAACATTTCGTCTTCTGGAAAACGTGTAACTATGTCTCAAGCCTTATT AAAACAAGAGGATTTAGCATTACTGCGGTTGCttataagaaaaacaagaaaccAGCACCCGAAATTGGAGGACAACGAATTGATTCAGCCTACCAATCACTTGCTTCAAGAGG gtTTCTGCGATCTTATGAACCGTATGAACCACCAAATGATGTAAGTGCAACAATTCAGCAATTAGCTGCAACAGCACAATACGATGCAACCACAGGATTTCCCACACTTGGCGATAAGTTTAACTTTTTGGAAGAATGCCGAAAGATCTTCAAACGTGCAGTACCAAATTCCTTCTTGCACGACTTGCTGACCATTGAGGATGTTATTGAATTCTACCAAACCCCAATGAAGACTACACTACCAATTGATGATACCCTGAAAGAGGCGGATCTACCTGTAAATCTTCACATTCAGAGTGACTACGTGAGGTATCATCCGGAAGAGGATACCATGTTCGGTGGGATAAGTGCTTTCCCAAGAAGTTCAACTCTCGTTACGGGTGTTAAATATAGGAAAAAATACAGGGGGCATGTTGCCAAGACTTCTTGGCCATAG
- the LOC129792245 gene encoding feline leukemia virus subgroup C receptor-related protein 2 produces MDLKHSNTMESTTSVETFVPNSKSTDLIKPPSASDDHLESQKPVSSEFRVYKRRWIVLAIFCLYSASNALQWIQYSIIANIIQRYYGITSTWVDWTSMIYMVLYIPLIFPASWFLDKMGLRIAAICGVLGTCLGAWIKVFSVHPDLFYVSFIGQSIVATSQVFILSLPARLAAVWFGPDQVSSACSIGVFGNQLGIAIGFVMPPILVRNHDDLDLVGRDIQFMFYLVAGFTSLLVILVLVFIRAKPPTPPSAAQEASMSRNPMQSSPFLHSIKRLMTNKNYILLLISYGVNVGVFYAISTLLNQIVLLHYPGHELDAGQIGLCIILLGMAGSVVSGIVLDKTHKFKETTLAVYALSMVCMWIYTFTLNSGYIWVVYLTSSLLGFFMTGYLPVGFEFAAELTFPEPEGTSAGILNAAAQVFGIIFTMGYAEILNSFGDIAANVTMATMLVVGTVVTAVISSDLRRQKAQNPNA; encoded by the exons ATGGATTTGAAGCACTCAAATACAATGGAATCTACCACATCAGTGGAGACTTTTGTGCCAAATAGCAAATCAACAGATCTCATTAAACCACCGTCAGCATCAGATGATCACTTGGAAAGTCAAAAACCAG TGTCCAGTGAATTTCGTGTTTATAAAAGAAGATGGATTGTTCTTGCGATATTTTGCCTCTATTCAGCATCAAATGCTCTTCAGTGGATACAGTATAGTATCATTGCAAATATTATACAACG ATACTATGGAATCACGAGTACTTGGGTGGATTGGACTTCAATGATCTACATGGTTCTCTATATTCCGCTCATTTTTCCTGCTAGTTGGTTCCTAGACAAGATG GGTTTGCGTATTGCAGCCATATGTGGAGTCTTAGGTACGTGTCTAGGTGCCTGGATTAAGGTTTTTTCAGTTCATCCTGATCTCTTCTATGTATCTTTTATTGGGCAAAGTATTGTTGCAACATCACAG GTATTCATCTTATCATTACCCGCGCGTTTGGCTGCCGTCTGGTTTGGACCCGATCAAGTTTCATCCGCCTGTAGTATTGGAGTATTTGGCAATCAA TTGGGCATAGCAATTGGTTTTGTTATGCCGCCGATTTTGGTGAGGAATCACGATGACCTGGATCTAGTTGGGCGAGACATCCAATTTATGTTCTATCTTGTGGCTGGCTTTACTTCTCTCTTGGTGATTTTAGTCTTAGTTT TTATCCGTGCGAAACCACCTACACCACCATCTGCGGCACAAGAAGCCTCCATGTCGCGCAATCCAATGCAATCTTCACCGTTCCTGCACTCCATAAAGCGTCTCATGACAAACAAGAACTACATTCTCTTGCTTATATCCTATGGCGTCAATGTGGGtgttttttatgcaatttccaCGCTACTCAATCAGATTGTGTTGCTCCACTATCCGGGGCATGAGTTGGATGCTGGCCAAATCGGGTTATGCATAATTCTATTGGGTATGGCTGGCTCTGTGGTGTCGGGCATAGTTTTGGACAAGACTCACAAATTTAAAGAAACTACCCTGGCTGTCTATGCGTTGTCTATGGTATGCATGTGGATCTATACATTCACTCTCAATTCCGGATACATTTGGGTGGTTTACTTAACATCCTCCCTCTTGGGCTTCTTCATGACGGGCTACCTACCTGTGGGCTTTGAATTTGCAGCTGAGCTGACATTCCCCGAGCCTGAAGGTACATCAGCTGGTATTTTGAATGCTGCTGCCCAAGTGTTTGGTATTATTTTTACAATGGGCTATGCTGAAATTCTCAATAGTTTCGGGGATATTGCTGCAAATGTTACAATGGCGACAATGCTTGTTGTTGGTACGGTGGTCACAGCCGTCATTAGTTCAGACCTAAGGCGCCAGAAAGCACAGAACCCAAATGCCTAA
- the LOC129792244 gene encoding juvenile hormone esterase-like, giving the protein MWFLPKINLIKMNRLTFLLFCLFAGDTLCAPLVCIRENQCLSGKTMSGTKSKKFDAFFGIPYAKPPTGNLRFSEPEPAERWNGTLDCTKEKPICIQENVLIPNPTVDGSEDCLYLNVYRPRSANGYLFRKPLPVMIFIHYGGLFSGTITPYLLGPEYFMDTGSVILVLMQYRLGSLGFLTTGDLECPGNFGYKDQTMAMRWVKENIGCFGGDTNSITLFGQSAGAVSAHMHMLSPLSKGLFHRAIVQSGNAIAPYNFPVTNPLAQAREQARVLDIPNADNLTSAEIVRELRKIDASTLVRSANKMKFFSVDPIVLFRTAIEPHSPTAFMCENPIEIVKKGNFNHIPWMTGLVPNEGIVRAGAILTNATVLEELNENFDDVMPQLMQISATGDDLATFWEKAKNFYFNGQAHVNDTNWQQFVDIFSHRAFYHPFLKTTEAYVNYADVNVNPVYLYKFSYRGNYSYSLAFTGTTRDFGVGHCDDLIYLFRSPALFPNGLAVDSMDNQMKNILVRTWISFAISGKPKEWTIMDKCRKENFNPICQYQHFTNGPSEDIRVSTSQDFDMPAMKLWDELKEYW; this is encoded by the exons atgtggtttcttccaaaaattaatttaataaaaatgaatcgattgacttttttgcttttttgcttATTCGCGGGAGATACTCTGTGTGCTCCATTGGTGTGCATTCGGGAAAATCAGTGCCTTTCTGGAAAAACAATGAGTGGGactaaatcaaagaaatttgaTGCTTTCTTTGGTATACCGTACGCTAAACCTCCTACGGGGAATTTGAGATTTTcg GAACCTGAACCTGCAGAAAGGTGGAATGGAACGTTGGAttgcacaaaagaaaaaccaataTGTATTCAGGAGAATGTCCTCATCCCAAATCCCACGGTTGATGGTTCGGAAGATTGTCTGTACTTGAATGTATATCGCCCAAGGAGTGCCAATGGTTACCTCTTTCGTAAGCCCCTTCCTGTGATGATTTTCATTCACTACGGAGGTCTTTTTTCGGGTACAATCACACCGTACCTCCTTGGACCGGAATACTTTATGGATACAGGATCAGTTATTCTTGTCCTCATGCAATACCGTCTGGGTAGTTTGGGCTTCCTCACAACTGGGGATCTTGAATGTCCGGGAAATTTTGGGTATAAAGATCAAACCATGGCTATGCGGTGGGTTAAGGAGAATATTGGATGCTTTGGCGGTGATACCAATTCCATAACACTCTTTGGGCAGAGTGCTGGTGCTGTATCTGCACATATGCACATGCTCAGTCCACTCTCCAAGGGACTCTTCCATCGGGCAATAGTTCAAAGTGGTAATGCCATTGCTCCATACAATTTCCCCGTGACGAACCCACTGGCCCAAGCAAGGGAACAAGCACGTGTTTTGGACATCCCAAATGCAGATAATCTCACTTCAGCTGAGATTGTCCGTGAACTACGGAAGATTGATGCAAGTACCCTCGTGAGgagtgcaaataaaatgaaatttttctcagttGATCCAATTGTGCTATTTCGTACGGCAATTGAACCCCACAGCCCCACGGCGTTTATGTGTGAAAATCCCATTGAAATTGTAAAGAAGGGAAATTTCAATCATATCCCCTGGATGACGGGACTTGTGCCCAATGAAGGGATCGTTCGTGCTGGAGCTATCCTGACAAATGCAACAGTTCTCGAAGAACTCAATGAGAATTTCGACGATGTGATGCCACAACTTATGCAAATCAGTGCAACTGGAGATGATTTAGCTACCTTCTGGGAAAAAgctaaaaacttttattttaatgggCAAGCACATGTGAATGACACCAATTGGCAACAATTTGTTGat attttttctcATCGTGCCTTCTATCATCCATTCTTAAAAACTACTGAGGCCTATGTGAATTATGCTGATGTTAATGTAAATCCCGTATATctgtataaattttcctataGAGGAAATTACTCCTATTCATTAGCTTTTACCGGAACAACGAGAGATTTTGGTGTTGGGCATTGCGATGATCTCATTTACCTCTTTCGCTCACCCGCCCTCTTTCCCAATGGCCTCGCAGTGGATTCAATGGATAATCaaatgaagaatattcttGTTAGAACTTGGATATCATTTGCTATATCGGGAAAGCCCAAAGAATGGACAATTATGGATAAATGTcgtaaggaaaattttaatccaaTATGCCAATATCAACATTTCACAAATGGCCCGTCGGAAGATATTAGGGTGTCTACATCTCAAGATTTTGATATGCCAGCAATGAAGTTGTGGGATGAATTAAAGGAATATTGGTGA